One stretch of Streptomyces sp. A2-16 DNA includes these proteins:
- a CDS encoding DUF2238 domain-containing protein — translation MTAVRRPLPVLLAWVVVAALALSAWGPRDRTTWFLETAWVLAGLPLLVLTRRRFPLTDLLYVLLAVHALVLIVGGHYTYAQVPLGDWVRDTFALDRNPYDRFGHLMQGFVPAVLVRELLSRTSPLRGSRWLAPLTVCACLAFSAVFEMLEWAAAVIGGQAADAFLATQGDVWDTQWDMFCALIGATVSVLVLSRLHDRQLDGPRLTSPCSDAGSTAEARTSTAGTRPRLP, via the coding sequence ATGACCGCTGTGCGACGGCCCCTGCCCGTCCTGCTCGCGTGGGTCGTGGTCGCCGCGCTGGCCCTGTCCGCCTGGGGCCCGCGCGACCGCACCACCTGGTTCCTGGAGACCGCGTGGGTCCTGGCCGGGCTGCCGCTGCTCGTGCTGACCCGGCGCCGCTTCCCGCTGACCGACCTGTTGTACGTTCTGCTGGCGGTCCACGCGCTCGTGCTGATCGTCGGCGGCCACTACACCTACGCACAGGTCCCGCTCGGCGACTGGGTGCGCGACACCTTCGCGCTCGACCGCAATCCGTACGACCGTTTCGGCCACCTCATGCAGGGCTTCGTGCCGGCGGTTCTCGTACGGGAGCTGCTCAGCCGTACGTCACCGCTGCGGGGCAGCCGCTGGCTGGCGCCGCTGACGGTGTGCGCCTGTCTGGCCTTCAGCGCCGTCTTCGAGATGCTGGAGTGGGCGGCCGCCGTGATCGGCGGTCAGGCGGCGGACGCCTTCCTGGCCACGCAGGGCGATGTGTGGGACACCCAGTGGGACATGTTCTGCGCGCTGATCGGCGCCACGGTGTCCGTGCTCGTGCTGAGCCGCCTGCACGACCGGCAGTTGGACGGGCCGCGCCTCACTTCGCCGTGTAGCGATGCCGGGTCCACAGCGGAAGCGCGAACCAGCACAGCAGGTACCAGGCCACGACTCCCGTGA
- a CDS encoding DUF6328 family protein: MVETERRTGRDETEEERADRKWAELIQEVRVAQTGVQILFGFLLTVVFTPKYHDLAHADQVIYIVTVVLGACATGALIGPVSLHRLVSGQRMKPQAVQWASRLTFMGLLLLLLTMTSALLLVLRVATHDDWVPWLVTGVVAWYLLCWFALPLWTRHRYTAK, from the coding sequence ATGGTCGAGACGGAGAGACGGACGGGGCGCGACGAGACCGAGGAAGAGCGCGCGGACCGCAAATGGGCCGAGCTCATCCAAGAGGTCCGGGTGGCGCAGACGGGTGTACAGATCCTGTTCGGCTTCCTGCTCACCGTGGTCTTCACACCGAAATACCACGACCTGGCCCACGCCGACCAGGTCATCTACATAGTGACCGTCGTGCTGGGCGCCTGTGCGACCGGTGCCCTGATCGGACCGGTGTCGCTGCACCGCCTCGTCTCGGGGCAGCGCATGAAGCCCCAGGCCGTGCAGTGGGCCTCGCGCCTGACCTTCATGGGCCTGCTCCTGCTGCTGCTCACCATGACCTCCGCGCTCCTGCTGGTCCTGCGCGTCGCGACCCATGACGACTGGGTGCCCTGGCTCGTCACGGGAGTCGTGGCCTGGTACCTGCTGTGCTGGTTCGCGCTTCCGCTGTGGACCCGGCATCGCTACACGGCGAAGTGA
- a CDS encoding SsgA family sporulation/cell division regulator: MNSFVHRTAHKTLVVQLQAGGTGRCPVLAHLGYDAADPFAVTAVFSHDGRVLARWRLDREMLAEGLSGPVGVGDVRLRPVSTGVWEELRMEFFGDARADGGRQHAVVFAWAPALASFLRETREIVPPGQEEVSVDDFLASVLAGG, from the coding sequence GTGAACTCCTTCGTCCACAGGACCGCGCACAAGACGCTCGTCGTGCAGCTCCAGGCGGGCGGCACGGGCCGCTGCCCCGTGCTCGCCCACCTCGGGTACGACGCGGCGGACCCGTTCGCCGTCACCGCGGTGTTCAGCCATGACGGCCGGGTGCTGGCGCGGTGGCGGCTGGACCGCGAGATGCTCGCCGAGGGTCTGAGCGGTCCGGTCGGGGTCGGGGACGTGCGGCTGCGCCCGGTCTCGACCGGTGTCTGGGAGGAACTGCGCATGGAGTTCTTCGGCGACGCCCGCGCCGACGGGGGCCGCCAGCACGCCGTGGTCTTCGCCTGGGCCCCGGCGCTGGCGTCCTTCCTGCGCGAGACCCGCGAGATCGTGCCGCCGGGGCAGGAGGAGGTCAGCGTGGACGACTTCCTGGCCTCGGTCCTCGCGGGCGGCTGA
- a CDS encoding LLM class F420-dependent oxidoreductase — MVQIGYTMMTEQAGPRELVGHVVRAEEAGYDFSVTSDHYFPWLRSQGHSPYAWSVLGAAAQATSRIPLMTYVTCPSFRYHPAVVAQKAATMQLLSEGRFRLGLGSGENLNEHVVGGGWPSADVRHEMLEEAMEIIRALFRGGHVNHRGTHFDVESARLWDLPDEPPQIGLAVSGEQSCELAGRLADLVIATEPKADLLDAFDRHGGEGKPRVGQLPVCYDTDRDTAIKRAHSQFRWFGNGWKVNSELPHPDSFESATQFVTPDDVAVSIPCGADPEAFVEAVRPYAEAGFTEIALVQIGGDSQPEFLDWSEKTLLPALRDAFA; from the coding sequence ATGGTGCAGATCGGATACACGATGATGACCGAGCAGGCCGGCCCCCGGGAGCTGGTGGGCCATGTGGTGCGGGCCGAGGAGGCGGGCTACGACTTCTCGGTGACCTCGGACCACTACTTCCCGTGGCTGCGGTCGCAGGGACACTCGCCGTACGCGTGGAGCGTGCTCGGGGCGGCCGCCCAGGCCACCTCGCGCATTCCGCTGATGACCTACGTGACGTGTCCCTCCTTCCGCTACCACCCGGCGGTGGTGGCGCAGAAGGCGGCGACGATGCAGCTGCTCTCCGAGGGCCGCTTCCGGCTGGGACTGGGCTCGGGCGAGAACCTCAACGAGCATGTGGTGGGCGGCGGCTGGCCGTCGGCCGACGTACGGCACGAGATGCTGGAAGAGGCGATGGAGATCATCCGCGCGCTGTTCCGGGGTGGCCATGTGAACCACCGCGGGACCCACTTCGACGTGGAGTCGGCGCGGTTGTGGGACCTGCCGGACGAGCCGCCGCAGATCGGTCTGGCCGTCTCCGGCGAGCAGTCGTGCGAACTGGCCGGCCGCCTCGCCGACCTGGTGATCGCCACCGAGCCCAAGGCGGACCTGCTGGACGCGTTCGACCGGCACGGCGGCGAGGGCAAGCCGCGGGTGGGGCAGCTGCCCGTCTGCTACGACACCGACCGGGACACCGCCATCAAGCGGGCGCACTCCCAGTTCCGCTGGTTCGGGAACGGCTGGAAGGTCAACTCCGAACTCCCGCATCCGGATTCGTTCGAGTCGGCCACTCAGTTCGTCACACCCGACGACGTCGCGGTGTCGATCCCGTGCGGTGCCGACCCCGAAGCCTTCGTCGAGGCCGTACGGCCGTACGCGGAGGCGGGGTTCACCGAGATCGCCCTGGTGCAGATCGGCGGCGACTCGCAACCGGAGTTCCTGGACTGGTCGGAGAAGACACTGCTGCCCGCGCTGCGCGACGCGTTCGCCTGA